In Gopherus evgoodei ecotype Sinaloan lineage unplaced genomic scaffold, rGopEvg1_v1.p scaffold_31_arrow_ctg1, whole genome shotgun sequence, a single window of DNA contains:
- the LOC115640573 gene encoding C3a anaphylatoxin chemotactic receptor-like, producing the protein MEANVSSGLWLTSPGPSPAKAKPDLNAVMDLVQVVFYSVVCVGGSLGNGLVIWLTARRAGRSVNCIWFLNLAVADFIFSVSRVVPLVKNAFYRGHWPFGAFLCQATSFIKYLNMFCSVFLLAAVSLDRLAAVAFPVWSKNRRGPRLAWAAAAGAWGAAAAASLPFYLYRSLVPEGRTNSLKCSLTLGEGPKLTLYLLRLLCGFLAPFAIILACYGALAAVLRRRPATVRSRKPFKVMAAIVVTFFLCWAPYHLFLLLKLAGVKGQAMAVGLPLASSLAYLNSCANPVLYFFMGLEFRRALGRTSLAGAFRRALLEDTAYSARSHGRRKEAASSIDGLAQSSVSPNLA; encoded by the coding sequence ATGGAGGCCAATGTCTCCTCCGGTCTCTGGCTCACCAGCCCTGGTCCTTCTCCTGCCAAGGCCAAGCCTGACCTGAATGCAGTCATGGACCTAGTCCAGGTCGTCTTCTACAGCGTGGTCTGTGTGGGGGGCTCGCTGGGCAACGGGCTGGTGATCTGGCTCACGGCTCGCCGGGCCGGCCGCTCCGTCAACTGCATCTGGTTCCTCAACCTGGCAGTGGCCGACTTCATCTTCTCGGTCAGCCGGGTGGTGCCGCTGGTGAAGAACGCCTTCTACCGCGGGCACTGGCCCTTCGGTGCCTTCCTCTGCCAGGCCACCAGCTTCATCAAGTACCTTAACATGTTTTGCAGTGTCTTCCTCTTGGCGGCCGTCAGCCTGGACCGCCTGGCAGCCGTGGCCTTTCCAGTGTGGTCCAAGAACCGCCGGGGCCCCCGCCTGGCGTGGGCGGCCGCTGCCGGGGCATGGGGGGCGGCCGCCGCGGCCAGCCTGCCCTTCTACCTGTACCGCAGCCTGGTGCCGGAGGGGAGAACCAACAGCCTCAAGTGCTCCTTGACGCTGGGAGAAGGGCCCAAGCTGACGCTCTATCTGCTCCGGCTGCTCTGCGGCTTCCTGGCCCCCTTCGCCATCATCCTGGCCTGCTATGGGGCCTTAGCGGCCGTGCTGAGGCGGCGCCCGGCCACCGTCCGCTCCAGGAAGCCCTTCAAGGTCATGGCGGCCATTGTGGTGaccttcttcctctgctgggccccctaccacctcttcctcctcctcaagcTGGCAGGCGTCAAGGGCCAGGCCATGGCCGTGGGGCTGCCGCTCGCGTCCTCCCTGGCCTATCTCAACAGCTGCGCCAACCCCGTCCTTTACTTCTTCATGGGGCTGGAGTTCCGCCGGGCGCTGGGACGGACCAGCTTGGCCGGGGCCTTCCGCCGGGCCCTGCTGGAGGACACTGCCTACTCAGCCAGGTCCCACGGCCGCAGGAAGGAGGCAGCTTCCTCCATTGACGGGCTGGCCCAGAGCTCGGTGTCCCCCAACCTGGCTTGA